A region of Propionispora hippei DSM 15287 DNA encodes the following proteins:
- a CDS encoding flagellar protein encodes MDYSISLKAHTGGCQNGEGVGIMGLKNCPECGKIFVDSPAGMCPACVEQEERDEIKIVDFLRESGNAASIEEIHESTGVKERTILHMMRKGRFMGDFEISYACESCGAPIVEGRVCAACSKNIINQMKQSAEKEAQKSLEFKKAGRMYSNLDKK; translated from the coding sequence ATGGATTATTCAATTAGTTTGAAAGCACACACTGGCGGTTGCCAGAACGGGGAAGGGGTCGGTATTATGGGCTTGAAAAATTGTCCGGAATGCGGAAAAATATTTGTGGATAGTCCTGCCGGAATGTGTCCGGCTTGTGTGGAGCAGGAAGAGCGGGACGAAATAAAGATTGTTGATTTTTTGCGGGAATCGGGCAATGCCGCCTCGATCGAAGAAATTCATGAGTCCACAGGCGTAAAGGAAAGAACTATCCTGCACATGATGCGTAAGGGCCGGTTTATGGGCGATTTTGAAATTAGCTATGCCTGTGAGTCTTGTGGTGCTCCGATTGTGGAAGGCCGGGTATGCGCGGCCTGTAGTAAAAATATCATCAACCAGATGAAGCAGTCAGCGGAAAAGGAAGCGCAGAAATCGCTGGAATTTAAAAAAGCCGGTCGGATGTACAGCAATCTTGATAAAAAATAA
- a CDS encoding flagellar protein FlgN — MEELCNKLTVLLTDMLQVYTNILALGKRKKDALVAGKVNELETITKEEEQLILQAGKLEKTRTGITQDILAKSGLQTDKLTLTEIKDLAGSDIAEQLSRLGDELGAALQEIKATNELNTKLIQRAMAYVDYNINILTQHSTGPVYAAQGQAGKSVQSRMLVDQKA; from the coding sequence GTGGAAGAGTTATGCAATAAATTAACGGTGCTTCTGACCGATATGCTGCAAGTGTATACCAACATTCTGGCACTGGGCAAACGGAAAAAGGATGCCTTGGTAGCCGGTAAGGTTAATGAACTGGAGACAATCACCAAGGAAGAGGAGCAGCTCATTCTGCAGGCAGGCAAGCTGGAAAAGACGAGAACGGGCATTACCCAGGATATTCTTGCTAAAAGCGGACTGCAGACGGATAAGCTGACGCTAACCGAAATCAAGGATTTAGCCGGTAGCGATATAGCGGAACAGTTATCCCGCCTGGGCGATGAGCTGGGTGCCGCGCTGCAGGAAATTAAAGCAACGAATGAGCTCAATACCAAGCTGATTCAGCGGGCTATGGCCTATGTGGATTATAACATAAATATTTTGACACAACACAGCACCGGTCCCGTCTATGCGGCGCAGGGCCAGGCCGGGAAAAGCGTGCAATCCCGGATGCTGGTTGATCAGAAGGCATAG
- a CDS encoding HD-GYP domain-containing protein: MLTLMHPPEIYANTETLGAMMTNLMHLIELKSTNLYLHSHQVANYAVSVAAKMRLPREEIERIRCAAMLHDLGQITVPSAILAKMPYLSTRELSVYKNHCNAGSNMLENIACCQELIPYIRYHHERWDGKGYPKRLKGVNIPLGARIIAVADHYDRFINPCTQNWAKTKEEAVRELLSLSGMALDPEVVRAFIDALG; this comes from the coding sequence ATGCTTACCTTAATGCACCCTCCTGAAATCTACGCGAATACAGAGACTTTGGGCGCCATGATGACCAATCTCATGCATCTGATCGAACTGAAAAGCACCAACTTATATTTGCATAGCCACCAGGTGGCCAACTATGCGGTAAGCGTTGCCGCAAAAATGCGCCTGCCCCGGGAAGAAATTGAGCGGATCCGTTGCGCGGCTATGCTGCACGACCTGGGACAGATCACTGTGCCCAGTGCCATTCTGGCTAAAATGCCCTATCTCTCGACGCGGGAACTGAGCGTTTACAAAAACCACTGTAACGCGGGCAGCAACATGCTGGAAAACATCGCCTGCTGCCAGGAGCTCATCCCCTATATCCGTTATCACCATGAGCGCTGGGACGGCAAAGGCTACCCTAAACGGCTGAAAGGGGTTAACATTCCCCTGGGCGCCCGGATTATTGCCGTAGCCGACCATTACGACCGGTTCATCAATCCCTGTACGCAAAATTGGGCTAAGACCAAGGAAGAGGCTGTCCGGGAACTGTTGAGTCTGTCCGGCATGGCCCTTGATCCGGAAGTGGTCAGAGCCTTTATCGACGCCTTGGGCTAG
- the flgM gene encoding flagellar biosynthesis anti-sigma factor FlgM, with product MIISGKQVQSIVKVYGEQNKLNKGVKQEKPEAAKSQDEVILSANAQEFGQYLSSLQSMSGVRQDKVNDLSERVQSGTYKMDARAVAEKMLGF from the coding sequence GTGATTATTTCAGGAAAACAAGTACAAAGTATCGTAAAAGTTTACGGAGAACAAAACAAGCTGAATAAGGGAGTTAAGCAGGAAAAACCGGAGGCGGCCAAATCACAGGATGAAGTTATCCTTTCCGCTAATGCCCAGGAGTTTGGTCAGTATCTGTCAAGCCTGCAAAGCATGTCCGGCGTAAGGCAGGATAAGGTGAATGATCTGTCCGAACGGGTTCAATCCGGCACCTATAAAATGGATGCCCGGGCGGTTGCCGAAAAGATGCTGGGCTTTTAG
- the flgK gene encoding flagellar hook-associated protein FlgK, protein MNSTFGGLNTVIRGLAAQQAGLDTVGHNVSNANTTGYSRQTVNLVTTTPDTLYSNNGTMQKGSGVNVQSITRIRDFLIDKQMWEGISTLNAGKSKQDSLSKVETILNDTSDTGVQSVMNDFWDSWQTLATSASDDGTRMAVREQGVTLANTIQTAASQLTDMVSDINDTITTKVKSINQLTSEISSLNKQIFAVEAGGTDNANDLRDRRDALVDDLSGMVDVRVTEDSSGRYIIQSASTTLVSATDYTALKTVSSKDADYGYSLVNVADAQTGQVLNFTNGELSSMIDMRDNASTGIKSYLNNLSTMSQFLLTDFNAVHKTGYGTNNSTGNNFFGDASADYSDATATASYTKADWIDKLAVNQALFTTDGLAKIAAKTSANAIAVTQSNTGGGAASIASATGNYTNGDTATSVKVNLTVAAGVVTKVSYSTSTDGGKTWGTSTDIAGAGPYTMTINGITVNLNVAASASNQTGDQYNFTLSKGNVASGDNAVNLSKRLKNDTSALLGNKTLDGYYSTVVTSLGVQSQNAKRLTTNQQTLVNQTTNWRASVSGVSTDEELTNMIRFQKGYSSAARVLTAMDEMLDKLINGTGTVGR, encoded by the coding sequence ATGAATTCTACTTTTGGCGGCTTGAATACAGTTATACGCGGTCTGGCGGCTCAGCAGGCCGGCTTGGATACGGTAGGTCACAACGTTTCCAATGCCAATACAACCGGCTATTCACGGCAGACGGTGAATCTGGTCACGACAACTCCGGATACCCTTTATTCCAATAACGGCACCATGCAAAAGGGCAGCGGGGTTAATGTGCAATCCATTACCCGGATCCGTGATTTTTTAATTGACAAGCAAATGTGGGAAGGCATTTCCACCCTGAATGCCGGCAAGTCGAAACAGGACTCGTTAAGCAAAGTGGAAACCATTCTGAACGATACATCAGACACCGGCGTACAGTCGGTAATGAATGATTTCTGGGATTCCTGGCAGACGCTGGCGACCAGCGCTTCCGACGATGGAACGCGGATGGCCGTGCGGGAACAGGGCGTGACTTTGGCTAATACCATTCAAACGGCAGCCAGCCAGTTGACTGATATGGTAAGCGATATTAACGATACAATTACGACAAAAGTAAAGAGCATCAATCAACTGACGTCGGAAATCAGCAGTCTTAACAAGCAGATTTTTGCCGTCGAGGCGGGAGGCACCGATAATGCCAACGATTTGCGTGACCGCCGGGACGCTTTGGTAGACGACCTGTCGGGGATGGTGGATGTCCGGGTCACTGAGGACAGTTCGGGCCGGTATATTATCCAGAGTGCCAGTACGACCCTGGTTAGCGCTACCGACTACACTGCATTGAAGACGGTATCCTCAAAGGATGCTGATTATGGTTATAGCCTTGTGAATGTTGCCGATGCGCAAACCGGACAGGTGCTTAACTTTACCAATGGCGAATTGAGCAGCATGATTGATATGCGGGATAATGCTTCGACCGGTATAAAAAGCTATCTTAACAATCTAAGCACCATGAGCCAGTTTTTGCTAACTGATTTTAATGCCGTGCATAAGACTGGCTATGGTACGAATAACAGTACCGGGAATAATTTCTTTGGCGATGCGTCAGCTGATTATAGTGACGCAACAGCTACGGCGTCTTATACTAAAGCCGACTGGATTGACAAACTGGCGGTGAATCAAGCTTTGTTTACGACAGACGGTTTGGCAAAGATTGCTGCCAAAACCTCGGCCAACGCAATTGCGGTGACGCAAAGCAATACCGGCGGCGGGGCAGCGAGTATTGCTTCAGCAACCGGTAACTATACAAATGGCGACACGGCTACGTCGGTAAAGGTAAATCTTACCGTTGCTGCCGGAGTTGTGACGAAAGTTTCCTATTCTACTTCGACCGATGGCGGAAAAACCTGGGGTACGTCGACCGATATAGCGGGCGCCGGTCCTTATACCATGACGATTAATGGTATTACCGTGAATTTGAACGTGGCGGCATCGGCTTCCAACCAAACCGGCGACCAGTACAATTTTACGTTGTCAAAGGGTAATGTGGCCAGCGGTGATAATGCGGTGAATTTAAGTAAACGGTTAAAAAACGACACCAGTGCGCTGTTGGGAAATAAAACGCTGGATGGTTACTATTCCACAGTGGTTACCTCACTGGGAGTTCAAAGTCAAAACGCAAAGCGGCTGACCACCAATCAGCAGACACTGGTGAACCAGACGACTAATTGGCGGGCTTCGGTTTCGGGAGTAAGTACCGATGAGGAACTGACGAATATGATCCGGTTCCAAAAAGGCTACAGTTCGGCGGCTAGGGTACTGACCGCGATGGACGAAATGCTTGATAAATTAATCAATGGTACCGGCACAGTCGGCAGATAA
- a CDS encoding ComF family protein translates to MLKKLWLAWLDLVYPPKCPACRSSVAEQGAWCTRCLHVISRPPLEAAMQVRRLRALDDCLILYEYAYGLKRLLHDMKFRRDERQVAALVWLLDRALAGKTLPAYEWVIPVPLAAGRLKERGYNQTERIFEPWCREAFPGVWQPDLLVRRRDTQPQWELSLGERRRNVKGAFSVTRPQEVKDRHILLVDDIFTSGATMDACAQALKQAGAVRVSGLALAGG, encoded by the coding sequence GTGCTGAAAAAGCTGTGGCTTGCCTGGCTGGATCTTGTCTATCCGCCGAAGTGTCCGGCCTGTCGTAGCTCTGTAGCCGAACAGGGAGCCTGGTGTACCCGCTGTCTCCATGTCATCAGCCGGCCGCCGCTGGAGGCGGCCATGCAGGTACGGCGGCTGCGGGCGCTCGATGACTGTCTGATATTATACGAATATGCCTATGGCCTTAAGCGGCTGTTGCACGATATGAAATTCCGCCGGGACGAGCGACAGGTGGCGGCACTGGTCTGGCTGCTGGACAGGGCTTTGGCCGGAAAAACACTGCCGGCTTATGAATGGGTAATTCCGGTGCCGCTTGCCGCCGGCCGGCTTAAAGAACGGGGCTATAACCAGACGGAGCGGATTTTCGAACCCTGGTGCCGGGAGGCCTTTCCCGGAGTCTGGCAGCCTGATTTGCTGGTGCGGCGGCGCGATACACAGCCCCAGTGGGAGCTGAGTCTGGGGGAGCGGCGGCGCAATGTAAAAGGCGCGTTTTCCGTAACGCGCCCTCAGGAGGTCAAAGACCGGCATATTTTATTGGTCGACGATATTTTCACCAGCGGCGCTACGATGGACGCCTGCGCCCAAGCGTTAAAACAAGCCGGCGCAGTTCGGGTGAGCGGTCTGGCCTTGGCCGGTGGCTAG